CGCCACGAGTTTCAGCACCTCCAGCTCACGTTCGGTGAGCCGGGGCGCCGGCACGAGCCGCCGCTCGTCGGTGCGCTGGATCATCGATTTGAACTCGGTGAGCAGCTTGGAGGCCATGGAGGGGCTGATCTGGGACTGGCCGTCGGCGACCGCGCGAATGGCCGTGGCGACCTCGTCGGTGGAGATCTCCTTGAGGAGATAGCCGGTCGCGCCCGCCTTGATCGCCTCGTAGAGGTCGGCCTCCTCGTCGCTGATCGTCAGCATGATGATCTTCGCGCTGGGGGCCACCTCCTTGATGGCGGTGCAGGCCTCGATGCCGCCGCGTTTGGGCATCCGGACATCCATCAGAACGATGTCGGGCAGCAGGTCCGCGGCCTTGTCGACCGCCTCGGATCCGTCCCCGGCCTCGCCGATGACGTGGATGTCCTCCTCCTGCGCGAGGACGATCTCCAGACCCCTGCGGAAGAGCGCGTGGTCATCGACCACGAGGACCCTGATGGGCTCCTTGCGAGAAGCGTCGTCCGCGTCCGCACCGGTGTACCCACCGGTGTCGTCGTCGGAGTCGTTCGCATCACGCACGGGCCCGAAGGTGTCCGCCATCGTTCCTCCCCCTGAAGGCCACGGTCTGAAGTGTCGGTCGTTCGCCAACGGCACCTCACGGAACACCGATTGGCTCGGTCCGCCATGATTCCATGCCCCGGCCCCGGGACGGTGGTCCTGTGCCCGAGCGCGGGTGCCCCCGGTGGCGTGAAAACGCCCCGGGGGCACCCGCGTGATGTTGCCTCAGCCGCCGAGCGCACCGCCCGCGCCGCCTGCCTCGTCCGCGGCGAGCGGGTCGGTCCTCAGGTGGATGACGCCGTAGTCGTAGGCGTGTCGCCGGTAGACGACGCTGGGCTCCTTCGTCTCGGAGTCGACGAACAAATAGAAGTCGTGGCCGACCAGTTCCATCTCGTAGAGCGCCTGGTCGAGCGACATGGGTGCGGCGGTGTGGGTCTTCTCGCGCATCACGAGAGGCCCTTCGCCCTGCACTTCGAGCGAGCCGATCTTCGTGGTGGGGACGGGCGCCGGCGACTGGTCGCCGACCAGCTCACCGTCCTCGTCGAACGAAGCTACGCCGGGGACGACGTCCCCGACCTCGGCAGCCGACAGACGGCCGTTGCCACGGCGGCTGTAGCGCTTGTCGTGCTGCTTGCGCAGCCGGGCCTCCAGCTTTCCGGTGGCCAGGTCGAGCGCTGCGTAAGGGTCGCCCGCCGCCGCTTCCGCCCGGATGACCGGCCCCCGGGAGCGGAGCGTGATCTCCACCCGGTCGGAACGGTCGGCCTGACGGGGATTCGGCTCCTTGGACACCTCGACGTCGAGGCTGATCACCTTGCCGTCGAACTTCTGGATCTTGTCCAGCTTCAGCTTCTCGGCCACGTGCTTGCGGAACCGCTCGGGCACCTCGGTCTTGCGGCCCTTGACGACGATGTCCACGCAGAACTCCGTTCCCGGATCGCCCCGCTCCGTGGCGGGGCATCTCCCTTTTGCACCAGGCCCCGGCGTTCCCCAGGGCCTCGGACTCGGTGGCTTTCGCCTCCTCCTCCCCTGCCGGAGGGATCGCAACCCCACCGACTTTGCGTGCTTCTCCTACCGGTGAGTTACCTGCCCGAAACCTGATGGCGCATTCATCGAGGTGCGGCATTCACCGTTCCTCACAACCGAACATAGCCTGCACACCAGGGTCTCGGCACCCGCTACTGGCACGTACCTCCATTCAGGGGGTCTTGACCTCTCATTACCTGCAACGATGCAGGTAATCGGTCAGTTCCGGTTTATTTCGAAGGCGGAGGGAGAAGCTGCGACGACAGCCGCCCGGAGCCCTCCGTGCACGGAGGGCTCGCGATCGCCGCCGCGCCCTTCGTCGACGGCCCGTGCCGCTTCCGCCAGCGTCGATCCCGTCGTCAACAGATCGTCGACCAGGATCACCCGGTCGTGACGGAGGAGTCCGCGCCGGAGGAGGCGCTCTCCCACTGCCGTGAGCTCCAGCGCGCCGGCCAGGTTCGCCCGCCGCTGCCGCGCCCCGAGCCCTGACTGGTCGGCGACCGCGCGCCGCTGCCGGAGCACCGGAAGCACCCGGGCCGGCAGAGCCGCGCGCCGCAGCTCCCGCGCGGCCGTGACGGCGATCCTGCGCACCGGATCATGGCCACGCGCAGCGGTCGCGGAACGCGCGGAGGGCACAGGGACCAGCAGCAGGGGCGCCGCAGCCCGCAGGGACCCTGCCCCGCCGAGCGTCGCCGCCCTGCCCAGCTGCCCCGTCCCGGCCCGTACACAACCCGCCAGGGCCCGTCCGAGCGCCCCCGCCAACCCGAGTGCACCGCGCTCCTTGTGGGCCAGCAGAACCGCGCGTACGGCGTTCTCGTACGGCGCGGCCGCGTATACCGCCGGAAGTCCCGGCGGCCCGGGCGAGGGGCGGACCCGGCGGGCGGGCCCGCCGAACAGCGCGGCCCCGCAGGCCGCGCACAGCTCGGTGCGCGGTCTGCCGCAGCCGGCGCAGGCCACCGGCAGAAGCAGACCGGACAGCTCCTGCCACACGTTCCGCACGACCTCACTGTGCCGCGCCCACCGGTACCGGACCACCCCTGTGGAAAACCCCGGAAACCGGCCGGGGAGCCGATGCTCCGACCCGGGATCCCGCGTGGAGACCCACCGGCTCCCGATCAGCCGGGGTAGACCAACGCCTTGCCCTTCTTGAGGACCGTCTGCCAGTTGTCCCCCGGCGAGAGCTTCACGATGCCGTCGCCGACGGTCTCCGCCATCAGCGGAAGCTGTTCGTCGTCCGCCGCGGCGACCGACTGGACCTGGTTCACCCCGGGAAGCGCCGCGGAGGCCGACGTGGACCCGTCAGCCTGCACATAACGCACCTGCTGAACGCCGCCCTCCTCCTTGCCGACCACCACCAGACGGCTGCGTCCCGACCAGGAGATGGCCGAAACGTCCGCGAGCTGCGGTGCGGCCTGACGCAGATCCTCGACCGAGATCTCGGGCGCCACGGAGGACCCCCGCCGCTCGACCCGGCCGATGTTCAGCGTGGTACGGCCGTCCTTCGTCAGCAGCAGCGCGATCCGCACCCCGTCCGCGGACATCCGGAGCTCCTCGATCCGGGCACCGTCGAGGCCGGGCACCCGAACCTCCTGCGGCTCGCCCGTGCCCCCGGCCAGCCGCAGCAGCCTGGGTCCTGCCGGATCACGGTCGGCGACCCACAGGTCGCCGCGGCCGTCCCAGCTCGGCGACGACAGCCGGTCGGCGGCCTTCTTCGCCCTGCTGGTGACGAGGGGCTCGTCCAGGTCGCCCTCCGTCTCCAGGGAGGACACGTAGAGGTACTGCCCGGAGGAGGAGACCGCGGCGGCCCGCTCCTCGTCCCGGGCCACTCCGACGGATCCCATCGGGACAACGCCCGCTCCCAGCGGTCCGGTCACGGGCTCCGTCGTCCCGGTGTCGCCGCTGGCGCCGAGGACCCGCTCCACCTGTCCCTTGTCGTTGATGAAGTACTGGCTGTCGTCCCCTTCGGAGCCACGGTCGGCGGAGAACTCCGGCGCGTCGTCGGCGTCCAGCGCGCAGAGCCTGCCCTCGCCGCCCTCCAGCTCCACCCGCTCGACCCGCGCCGAGGTCAGGTCCCGGAGCGTGAACAGCACCTGGGCGGCCATCATCCGGCAGGCGCTCCGGCCCGCCGTGTCGGCCTTCTGGTTGAGCGGCACCTTCAGGACGTTCTGATCGTCCGGTGCCAGCGCGGTGACGCCCTTGCGCAGGGCGGTCCCCGTCGGGAACCGGGAATCGACCACGGGACGCAGCCAGTTCGTCGGCCCGGCCAACAGCGTCCTGACGGTCTGCGCCACGGTGTCCATGCGCGTGACGGGATCCGTGCGGTTGCGTACGTAGACGGGGTCGGCGACGAGCGTCGACCGGCCGTTCGTGCCCCCGGTGGCGTAGTAGTACTTGTTCACGGAGCGGTAGAGCCGCTTGAAGTCGGACTGTCCGAGGACCAGGCCGTCCGGCACGACGTCGATGCGCCACTCCTTCTTCCCCTCCGCCACCTGTTCCAGCACCAGGTGCAGGGTCTGGGCGTAGGAGGTGGGCGCGAGCGGCTGGTAGGAGCTCTGGGCGTCGACCGTCGCGACCTTCTCGCCGGTCAGCGTGTAGGTCGTCTCCCGGTCCCGGGTGGCGCGGTTGTCCTCGTCGTGGAGGAGGGGGCCGCCGCGGTTGGGGGCCTGGGCCAGCACCGTGGTGGTACCGCCCGGCTGCCAGGTGCGCCGGGCGTCCGCGCTCAGGTACTTCCGGGTGGTCGCGAAGGCGGGATCGTCACTGGTCATCGACTCCAGGAAGCCGTCGACGATCTCGCTGGGCGGGGCGCCTTCCCGGGGCGCCACCGCGTACACCTGCACCTGGGAGTCCCCGGGCTGCGAGGCGTCGACCGCCTTGACGTCCCCGGTCACCGGCATCGAGCCGCAGCCGGCCAGCACGGCGACGCCGCAACCGAGCAGTGCGGATATCCGCACCGCCCGCCCATGGCCGCCCGGACGGCGGTCAGTACCCACGAGTGGTGTCCTCCTGGTCGGAATGCTGTACGCCGTTGCCCACGCCACCGGGACGCTCCGGGGTCTGGCGCGCCACGACGCGTGCCCCGTTGCCGGGCAGCGCGGCGGGGTGCACCGACGAGGGCGCGCCGTTACGGACGGCGGGGCCGCGACCGGGCACGGGCAGCGGCGAACGGCCGCCCCCTCCGGGCTGGGGCGGCACGGACGTCAGGCGGTGGTCGCCCGGCGTCCCCGGCCCGGCCTCGTCGCGCTCCCGGTTCTCCCGGTTGCGCCGCGAGTCCTCGGGCTCCAGCGGTATCGGCGAACCGCGCAGGGGCTCGTCCGCCGTACGCGGCAGGGTCAGCCGGAACTGGGAGCCGCCGCCGGGCTCGCCCCAGGCCTGGAGCCAGCCGCCGTGCAGCCGGGCGTCCTCGACCGCGATGGAGAGGCCGAGGCCGGTCCCACCGGTCGTCCGGGCGCGCGCCGGGTCGGCACGCCAGAACCGGTTGAAGACGCGGGTCGCCTCGCCGGGCTTGAGCCCGACCCCGTAGTCCCGGACGGCCACGGCGACCGCGCCCTGTGCCACCCCCATCCGCACCACGACGTCCCGGCCCTCGCCGTGCTCGACGGCGTTGACCACGAGGTTGCGCAGGACGCGTTCGACGCGGCGGGCATCGGCCTCGGCGATGACCGGCTGATCGTCGCCGACGACGATGATCCGGCTGCCCTTGCGCTCGGCGAGCGGCTCGGCGCCGCCGATCACCCGGTGCACCACGGTCCGCAGGTCTATCGGCTCGGCCTCCAGGGCCGCGGCGCCCGCGTCGAAGCGGCTGATCTCCAGCAGATCGGCGAGCAGCGACTCGAACCGGTCGAGCTGGTCGCCCAGCAGTTCGGCGGAGCGTGCGGTGACGGGGTCGAAGTCGGCGCGGGCCTCGTGGATGACATCGGCGGCCATCCGCACGGTGGTGAGGGGGGTCCGCAGCTCGTGCGAGACGTCGGAGACGAAGCGCCGCTGCATCCGGGAGAGCTCCTCCAGCTGCTGGATCTTCAGCTGGAGGTTCTGGGCCATCTTGTTGAAGGCCTCGCCGAGCCGGGCGATGTCGTCCTCACCGGTGACCTTCATCCGTTCCTGGAGCTTGCCGGCGGAGAGCCGCTCGGCGATACCGGCCGCCATCCGCACCGGGGTGACGACCTGCCGCACCACGAACCAGGCGATGGCCCCGAGCAGCACGACGACGAACAGTCCGGCGGTCGCCAGGGTCGTCTTGACCAGGGACAGGGACTTCTCCTCCTGCGTGAGCGGGAAGAGGTAGTACAGCTCGTAGGGCTGCTGATCGATGTCGTAGAGCCGCTTGCCGACGACGAGCCCCGGTTGCGACTCGTTGCCGTACGAATACTGGATCAGGGAGTACGTCTGGTAGGCGCCCTGCCCCTTGCTCACGTTCTGCCGCAGACGCTCGGGCACGCTGGACGCCTCGACGCTGCCGGAACCGCGGGCGGCACGGCTGCTCGCCCCCTCGGTGACCGAGTCCACGCTGAGCGCCACCACGTTGAAGGCGTTCTTGCCGCCGCTGGCGAGCTGGTCGACGAGCTCGGTGCGCCACGAGGTGCTGCCGGTCATGCCGTCGGCGCCCTCGCTCCCCTGCCCGCCGGGGGCGAGGGGGGCGTTCGCCTTCTCCTGGGCCGCGGCGAAACCGCCGGCGGCCTGGGTCTGGGCGGCCTTGCCCTTGGCGTCGAGCAGGCCGTTGCGCACCTGGCCGATGACGACGAAGCCGAGCAGCAGCACGACCCCGAGCGACATCAGGAGGGTGCCCGCGACGACGCGGAGCTGCAGGTTGCGCCGCCACAACCGGACGGCGGGCAGCAACGGACGGCGTACCCACCGCATCAGCAACCGCGGTACGGGCCCGCCGGGCGTCCGGTCCTCGAACAACCGGCCGCCCTGCAGGAAACGGCTCATACGTGACGCCTTCCGACCCGAGTCGGCAGCCCGCTCCGTACGGACTCCCGGCTCGCCGGGCCGCGGAGCAGCACTGCCTCGGGCCATCTCAGCTCGGTCCGGCCTTGTAGCCGACGCCTCGGACCGTCACCACGATCTCCGGCCGTTCCGGGTCCTTCTCGACCTTGGAACGCAGACGCTGGACATGAACATTCACCAGGCGGGTGTCGGCCGCGTGGCGGTAACCCCACACCTGCTCCAGCAGGACC
This sequence is a window from Streptomyces parvus. Protein-coding genes within it:
- a CDS encoding ComF family protein, producing the protein MRNVWQELSGLLLPVACAGCGRPRTELCAACGAALFGGPARRVRPSPGPPGLPAVYAAAPYENAVRAVLLAHKERGALGLAGALGRALAGCVRAGTGQLGRAATLGGAGSLRAAAPLLLVPVPSARSATAARGHDPVRRIAVTAARELRRAALPARVLPVLRQRRAVADQSGLGARQRRANLAGALELTAVGERLLRRGLLRHDRVILVDDLLTTGSTLAEAARAVDEGRGGDREPSVHGGLRAAVVAASPSAFEINRN
- the hpf gene encoding ribosome hibernation-promoting factor, HPF/YfiA family; this translates as MDIVVKGRKTEVPERFRKHVAEKLKLDKIQKFDGKVISLDVEVSKEPNPRQADRSDRVEITLRSRGPVIRAEAAAGDPYAALDLATGKLEARLRKQHDKRYSRRGNGRLSAAEVGDVVPGVASFDEDGELVGDQSPAPVPTTKIGSLEVQGEGPLVMREKTHTAAPMSLDQALYEMELVGHDFYLFVDSETKEPSVVYRRHAYDYGVIHLRTDPLAADEAGGAGGALGG
- a CDS encoding LpqB family beta-propeller domain-containing protein, giving the protein MRISALLGCGVAVLAGCGSMPVTGDVKAVDASQPGDSQVQVYAVAPREGAPPSEIVDGFLESMTSDDPAFATTRKYLSADARRTWQPGGTTTVLAQAPNRGGPLLHDEDNRATRDRETTYTLTGEKVATVDAQSSYQPLAPTSYAQTLHLVLEQVAEGKKEWRIDVVPDGLVLGQSDFKRLYRSVNKYYYATGGTNGRSTLVADPVYVRNRTDPVTRMDTVAQTVRTLLAGPTNWLRPVVDSRFPTGTALRKGVTALAPDDQNVLKVPLNQKADTAGRSACRMMAAQVLFTLRDLTSARVERVELEGGEGRLCALDADDAPEFSADRGSEGDDSQYFINDKGQVERVLGASGDTGTTEPVTGPLGAGVVPMGSVGVARDEERAAAVSSSGQYLYVSSLETEGDLDEPLVTSRAKKAADRLSSPSWDGRGDLWVADRDPAGPRLLRLAGGTGEPQEVRVPGLDGARIEELRMSADGVRIALLLTKDGRTTLNIGRVERRGSSVAPEISVEDLRQAAPQLADVSAISWSGRSRLVVVGKEEGGVQQVRYVQADGSTSASAALPGVNQVQSVAAADDEQLPLMAETVGDGIVKLSPGDNWQTVLKKGKALVYPG
- the mtrB gene encoding MtrAB system histidine kinase MtrB, translating into MARGSAAPRPGEPGVRTERAADSGRKASRMSRFLQGGRLFEDRTPGGPVPRLLMRWVRRPLLPAVRLWRRNLQLRVVAGTLLMSLGVVLLLGFVVIGQVRNGLLDAKGKAAQTQAAGGFAAAQEKANAPLAPGGQGSEGADGMTGSTSWRTELVDQLASGGKNAFNVVALSVDSVTEGASSRAARGSGSVEASSVPERLRQNVSKGQGAYQTYSLIQYSYGNESQPGLVVGKRLYDIDQQPYELYYLFPLTQEEKSLSLVKTTLATAGLFVVVLLGAIAWFVVRQVVTPVRMAAGIAERLSAGKLQERMKVTGEDDIARLGEAFNKMAQNLQLKIQQLEELSRMQRRFVSDVSHELRTPLTTVRMAADVIHEARADFDPVTARSAELLGDQLDRFESLLADLLEISRFDAGAAALEAEPIDLRTVVHRVIGGAEPLAERKGSRIIVVGDDQPVIAEADARRVERVLRNLVVNAVEHGEGRDVVVRMGVAQGAVAVAVRDYGVGLKPGEATRVFNRFWRADPARARTTGGTGLGLSIAVEDARLHGGWLQAWGEPGGGSQFRLTLPRTADEPLRGSPIPLEPEDSRRNRENRERDEAGPGTPGDHRLTSVPPQPGGGGRSPLPVPGRGPAVRNGAPSSVHPAALPGNGARVVARQTPERPGGVGNGVQHSDQEDTTRGY
- a CDS encoding response regulator transcription factor encodes the protein MADTFGPVRDANDSDDDTGGYTGADADDASRKEPIRVLVVDDHALFRRGLEIVLAQEEDIHVIGEAGDGSEAVDKAADLLPDIVLMDVRMPKRGGIEACTAIKEVAPSAKIIMLTISDEEADLYEAIKAGATGYLLKEISTDEVATAIRAVADGQSQISPSMASKLLTEFKSMIQRTDERRLVPAPRLTERELEVLKLVATGMNNRDIAKELFISENTVKNHVRNILEKLQLHSRMEAVVYAMREKILEIR